One Pullulanibacillus sp. KACC 23026 DNA segment encodes these proteins:
- a CDS encoding sigma 54-interacting transcriptional regulator, producing MKPKEFKGIHNDSSSVEEGYLVMDWMKLADTVQADTDLGTVIRKMTTHPSPDQDQDWIITDSDGHYLGIVTPIDLLKLLQSGAKLDDPIPISLLTKRKTVNLYDSIVEVPLGEDRLFPVIDNRGRIQGQLTNKALLFAYQQLLREKSDVADVLDIILETAYEGIAVVNSKGTLIKMNEAYKNFLGVKDEDVLYKSVEEVIENTRLHITVQTGIPERAKLQTIQGQSMVVHRIPIWRNNKIMGAVGILIFEGVTELYKVLEKAIEENRSVDDIKHANPFNKMDKKKPSITFETIIHESEEMTYCKSIARRAARTEATVLITGESGTGKEMFAQAIHNISSHSKGEFVAVNCAAIPENLLESELFGYEEGAFTGAKRGGHKGRFELANGGTLFLDEIGDMPLIMQAKILRVLQEKEFQPVGSNRRVPFTGRVIAATHVNLEASIKNGEFREDLYYRLNVIHLRIPPLRERRQDIPALLSHFLQLFCTRYRSLPKTFSLRAVEVLMTYDWPGNTREVMNLVEQLVTLVVGPEIQMSDLPERFLTHSSFDYKESIENKGLENINSPINIDQLKESQKAFEKNEIMRMLEVCNGNKSEAARRLGIHRTTLYQKLKRLGIV from the coding sequence GTGAAACCTAAAGAATTCAAAGGAATTCATAACGATTCCTCATCGGTTGAAGAAGGCTATTTAGTTATGGACTGGATGAAACTTGCGGATACTGTTCAAGCAGATACAGACTTAGGAACTGTCATTAGAAAGATGACCACTCACCCTTCCCCAGACCAAGACCAAGACTGGATCATAACTGATTCAGATGGCCATTATCTCGGAATCGTTACCCCCATTGATCTTTTGAAGCTTTTACAATCAGGTGCCAAACTGGATGATCCCATTCCGATTTCTCTATTGACGAAAAGGAAGACCGTTAATTTATATGACTCCATTGTCGAAGTGCCTCTAGGAGAAGACCGTTTATTTCCGGTAATCGACAATAGGGGGCGTATTCAAGGACAACTCACGAACAAGGCATTACTTTTCGCCTACCAGCAGCTTCTAAGAGAAAAAAGCGATGTAGCAGATGTGTTGGATATTATTCTGGAGACAGCCTACGAAGGGATTGCAGTAGTAAATAGTAAAGGGACCCTTATCAAAATGAACGAAGCCTACAAAAATTTCTTAGGCGTGAAAGATGAAGACGTCCTCTATAAATCAGTTGAAGAAGTGATTGAAAATACGCGGCTCCACATCACCGTACAAACGGGAATTCCTGAACGGGCAAAACTGCAGACCATACAAGGACAAAGTATGGTTGTTCACCGAATCCCGATTTGGCGAAATAATAAAATTATGGGTGCTGTTGGAATTCTGATATTTGAAGGGGTTACCGAGCTTTACAAAGTATTAGAGAAGGCGATTGAAGAAAATAGAAGTGTTGATGACATCAAGCATGCCAATCCCTTTAACAAGATGGACAAGAAAAAACCATCGATTACTTTTGAAACCATTATTCATGAAAGTGAGGAAATGACTTATTGTAAAAGCATTGCGAGACGAGCGGCTCGAACAGAAGCGACCGTCTTGATAACCGGAGAAAGCGGTACAGGGAAAGAGATGTTCGCTCAAGCGATTCACAATATAAGTTCCCATTCAAAAGGTGAATTTGTAGCGGTGAACTGTGCAGCGATTCCTGAAAACCTCCTTGAATCTGAACTTTTTGGGTATGAGGAAGGAGCCTTTACTGGAGCGAAACGAGGCGGGCACAAAGGGCGATTTGAACTAGCAAATGGCGGTACCCTTTTTCTAGATGAGATTGGAGACATGCCGTTAATTATGCAAGCTAAGATTCTAAGGGTACTTCAAGAAAAGGAATTTCAACCTGTCGGCAGCAATCGCAGAGTGCCATTCACAGGGCGTGTCATTGCCGCGACACATGTCAACTTGGAAGCCTCTATTAAGAATGGTGAGTTTCGAGAAGATCTCTACTATCGTTTAAATGTTATTCATCTCCGTATTCCACCACTAAGAGAACGAAGACAGGATATCCCAGCTTTGCTATCGCACTTTCTACAACTGTTTTGCACGCGTTATAGATCACTCCCAAAAACGTTCAGTCTCCGAGCAGTGGAAGTTCTAATGACCTATGATTGGCCAGGGAATACGAGGGAAGTCATGAACCTTGTCGAACAACTGGTCACATTAGTTGTCGGGCCAGAAATTCAAATGAGTGATTTGCCAGAGCGATTTCTGACTCATTCTTCATTTGACTACAAGGAATCGATAGAAAATAAGGGACTTGAGAACATCAATTCGCCCATAAATATAGACCAGTTAAAGGAAAGTCAGAAAGCATTTGAAAAGAATGAAATTATGAGAATGCTTGAAGTGTGCAATGGGAATAAGAGTGAAGCAGCGAGAAGATTAGGCATTCATCGAACGACACTTTATCAAAAGCTAAAACGTCTCGGCATTGTGTAG